A region of Bifidobacterium adolescentis ATCC 15703 DNA encodes the following proteins:
- a CDS encoding ATP-dependent Clp protease proteolytic subunit: MASEEAQFVARAERLAGPTGVVGFQGAAAREAAFAPQNRYVLPQFEEKTPYGYKRQDPYTRLFEDRIIFMGVQVDDTSADDIMAQLLVLESQDPNRDVMMYINSPGGSMTAMTAIYDTMQYIKPDVQTVCLGQAASAAAILLAAGAKGKRLMLPNARVLIHQPAIDQGFGKATEIEIQAKEMLRMREWLENTLAKHTGRDIEKIRKDIEVDTFLTAQEAKEYGIVDEVLEHRS; the protein is encoded by the coding sequence ATGGCAAGCGAAGAAGCACAGTTTGTAGCCCGCGCCGAACGTCTGGCCGGACCGACCGGTGTGGTCGGCTTCCAGGGGGCTGCGGCGCGTGAGGCCGCGTTCGCACCGCAGAACCGTTACGTTCTGCCGCAGTTCGAGGAAAAGACCCCGTACGGATACAAGAGGCAGGATCCGTACACCCGCCTGTTCGAGGATCGCATCATCTTCATGGGCGTGCAGGTGGACGACACCTCCGCCGATGACATCATGGCCCAGCTGCTGGTTTTGGAAAGTCAGGATCCGAACCGTGACGTGATGATGTACATCAATTCGCCGGGCGGTTCCATGACGGCCATGACCGCCATCTACGACACCATGCAGTACATCAAGCCGGACGTGCAGACCGTATGCCTCGGCCAGGCCGCCTCGGCCGCGGCCATCCTGCTGGCCGCCGGCGCCAAAGGCAAACGTCTGATGCTGCCGAACGCCCGCGTGCTCATCCACCAGCCGGCCATCGACCAGGGCTTCGGCAAGGCCACGGAGATTGAAATCCAGGCCAAGGAGATGCTGCGTATGCGTGAATGGCTGGAGAACACGCTGGCCAAGCATACCGGTCGTGACATCGAGAAGATCCGCAAGGACATCGAAGTGGACACGTTCCTGACGGCCCAGGAGGCCAAGGAATACGGCATCGTTGACGAGGTGCTGGAACATCGCAGCTGA
- a CDS encoding DNA-processing protein DprA translates to MMVTIDDETLARAVLTFCLDSADAMMYALVKGTGSAASALQLIADSGPGNHENVTAAACTSLDAAFINGVTRWGRTINARGMASFHGSLVSWQQRLASLPSKDPDALRDWFTADGTQWIIAPHHPCWPSQLNDLSLRTDWASPLCLWGKGDPKALVSCPEPVGIVGSRGVSDYGRQSAHELALRMARAGHLVVSGGALGTDAAAHWGAVKAMDEMSAALAGRTVAVFAGGLNHIGPKSNQNLFEQIESHSGALISELCPGTVPEARRFLLRNRLIAALSSTLIVAQARARSGALNTAGWANELNRNLFAVPGDITMPHNTGCNRLIQDGRATIVCSLAEIDELCHSAHRPQHVDLPDDTEHPQESTDESDDAILAAIKTCAEANGHVSADNLLDLMDKTHPGEYPVSRIMRELGSLELEGRISMRSGWIIAEQR, encoded by the coding sequence ATGATGGTGACGATCGACGACGAGACCCTGGCCCGCGCGGTGCTCACCTTCTGCCTGGACAGCGCCGACGCGATGATGTACGCGCTGGTCAAAGGCACCGGCTCCGCGGCAAGCGCGCTACAGCTGATCGCTGACAGCGGCCCTGGCAATCACGAAAATGTGACGGCCGCGGCCTGCACGTCATTGGATGCGGCGTTCATCAACGGCGTCACTCGTTGGGGACGCACCATCAACGCCCGCGGGATGGCTTCGTTCCATGGCTCGCTGGTGTCATGGCAGCAACGTCTGGCATCGTTGCCCAGCAAGGATCCGGACGCATTGCGAGACTGGTTCACAGCAGACGGCACGCAGTGGATCATCGCCCCGCATCACCCCTGTTGGCCCAGCCAACTGAACGACCTTTCACTGCGCACCGACTGGGCCTCCCCGCTCTGCCTATGGGGCAAAGGCGATCCGAAGGCGCTGGTGTCATGCCCCGAGCCGGTGGGTATCGTCGGCTCACGGGGCGTAAGCGACTACGGTAGGCAAAGCGCCCACGAGTTGGCCCTTCGGATGGCGCGTGCCGGACATCTGGTGGTATCCGGCGGCGCGCTGGGCACCGACGCCGCGGCACATTGGGGCGCGGTCAAAGCCATGGACGAAATGAGCGCCGCGCTGGCAGGACGCACCGTCGCCGTATTCGCTGGCGGACTGAACCATATCGGTCCGAAAAGCAACCAGAACCTGTTCGAGCAGATCGAAAGCCATTCGGGCGCTTTGATTTCCGAACTGTGCCCCGGAACCGTGCCGGAGGCAAGACGGTTCCTGCTGCGCAACCGTCTGATCGCGGCATTGTCATCCACTCTGATCGTGGCGCAGGCACGTGCGCGTTCCGGCGCGCTCAACACCGCAGGCTGGGCGAACGAACTCAACCGCAATCTGTTCGCCGTGCCGGGAGACATCACCATGCCGCATAACACCGGCTGCAATCGCCTTATCCAAGACGGCAGAGCCACCATCGTCTGCTCACTGGCGGAGATCGACGAACTATGCCATAGCGCGCATCGCCCGCAACATGTCGACCTGCCGGATGACACCGAACATCCGCAGGAATCGACAGATGAATCCGACGATGCCATACTCGCCGCCATTAAAACTTGCGCCGAAGCAAACGGCCACGTCTCCGCCGACAATCTGCTCGATCTAATGGACAAGACGCATCCGGGAGAATATCCCGTCTCGCGAATCATGCGCGAACTGGGCTCCTTGGAGCTTGAAGGCCGCATCAGCATGCGGTCCGGATGGATCATCGCCGAGCAGCGATAG
- a CDS encoding FAD-binding protein, producing MSPKHVEDMYDAVIVGAGAAGLSAALGMLRSERMRQMRADGIEPNVLVISKLQPLRSHTGSAEGGIAASLGNVEKDDWHWHYYDTVKGGDWLVDQDAAKLLAEQAPATVIALEHAGVAFSRTDDGHIAQRRFGGHTKDFGKEPVRRAAYAADRIGHQILFSLWQQCVAEGVEFAEEWYVTDLVVSEDHGKVEGVVAFDTHKGETHAIHARNVLMATGGAGRLFHTTSNSWDLTGDGMALTLSAGLQLEDSEFVQFHPTGLAHTGILLSEAARAEGGMLRNSDGEAFMEHYAPGHADLAARDVVSRSIMAEIDAGRGIADPKDPDGPKDCVWLDMTGIDADHMHEVLPQVVETIEQYADLDPTRDYVPVKPTAHYTMGGIPITTDGEVYRWVDGERAVVDGLFAAGECSCVSVHGANRLGGNSLLDACLFGTRSGKAMAERVVDNPVNDPMAEPADEASIDAVSQAADKRSAQVKELLTRPSDDDDASSDNPYQLMADLGSVMEQAVAVRCDRNSIEQALATLDDTLTPRAEALHAHSDSPTFNQEITAIWEVRHLLELGKAVLAASDARHESRGSLKRLDFPERDDEHFLAHSMTDVSCQVSWQPVHIVDMPPKAREY from the coding sequence ATGAGTCCGAAGCATGTTGAAGATATGTATGATGCAGTGATCGTCGGCGCAGGCGCGGCCGGCCTGTCCGCAGCGTTGGGAATGCTCCGTAGCGAGCGGATGCGCCAGATGAGGGCGGACGGCATCGAACCGAACGTCCTGGTGATATCCAAACTGCAGCCGCTGCGTTCGCACACCGGCTCCGCGGAAGGCGGCATTGCGGCCAGCCTTGGCAACGTGGAGAAAGACGATTGGCATTGGCATTACTATGACACAGTCAAAGGCGGCGACTGGCTTGTCGACCAGGATGCGGCGAAGCTGCTTGCCGAACAGGCTCCTGCCACTGTGATCGCGCTGGAGCATGCCGGCGTCGCGTTCTCGCGTACCGATGACGGCCATATCGCGCAGCGCCGTTTCGGAGGCCATACCAAGGATTTCGGCAAGGAACCGGTCCGCCGCGCCGCTTATGCGGCCGACCGCATCGGGCATCAGATTCTGTTCTCGCTGTGGCAGCAGTGCGTGGCCGAGGGCGTTGAGTTCGCCGAGGAATGGTATGTGACCGATCTGGTGGTTTCCGAAGACCACGGCAAGGTCGAGGGCGTGGTGGCGTTCGACACGCACAAGGGCGAGACGCATGCCATCCACGCACGCAATGTGCTGATGGCCACTGGCGGTGCCGGCCGTCTGTTCCATACCACGTCGAATTCGTGGGATCTGACCGGTGACGGCATGGCGTTGACATTGTCCGCCGGCCTTCAGCTTGAGGATAGCGAGTTCGTGCAGTTCCATCCGACCGGTCTCGCCCATACCGGCATTCTGCTGTCTGAGGCGGCACGTGCGGAAGGCGGCATGCTGCGCAACTCCGATGGCGAGGCGTTCATGGAACATTACGCGCCGGGTCATGCCGACCTTGCCGCGCGTGATGTGGTGAGCCGTTCCATCATGGCTGAAATCGACGCCGGACGAGGAATCGCCGATCCGAAGGATCCGGATGGGCCGAAGGATTGTGTCTGGCTGGATATGACCGGCATCGATGCGGATCATATGCATGAGGTGCTGCCGCAGGTGGTGGAGACCATCGAACAGTATGCCGATCTCGATCCGACCCGCGACTATGTGCCGGTCAAACCCACCGCGCATTACACCATGGGCGGCATCCCCATCACCACCGACGGCGAAGTCTACCGTTGGGTCGATGGCGAACGCGCCGTCGTGGACGGTCTGTTCGCCGCTGGCGAATGCTCCTGCGTGTCGGTGCATGGCGCGAATCGTCTGGGCGGCAACTCGCTGTTGGACGCCTGTCTCTTCGGCACCCGTTCGGGCAAGGCGATGGCTGAACGTGTCGTCGATAATCCAGTGAACGATCCGATGGCCGAGCCTGCCGACGAAGCATCTATCGACGCGGTGTCGCAGGCTGCCGACAAGCGTTCCGCGCAGGTCAAGGAACTGTTGACGCGGCCGTCCGATGACGACGATGCGTCGTCGGACAATCCGTACCAGCTGATGGCCGATTTGGGATCCGTCATGGAGCAGGCGGTCGCGGTGCGTTGCGACCGGAACAGCATCGAACAGGCGTTGGCTACGCTGGACGATACGCTCACGCCGCGTGCCGAGGCGCTGCATGCGCATTCCGACTCCCCCACGTTCAATCAGGAAATCACCGCCATCTGGGAGGTGCGCCATCTGTTGGAGCTCGGCAAGGCCGTGCTCGCCGCCTCCGATGCGCGTCACGAATCCCGTGGATCGTTGAAGCGTCTTGATTTCCCGGAGCGTGACGACGAGCATTTCCTGGCCCATTCCATGACGGATGTTTCCTGCCAGGTCTCCTGGCAGCCGGTGCACATCGTGGACATGCCGCCAAAGGCCCGTGAATACTGA
- a CDS encoding ATP-dependent Clp protease proteolytic subunit, producing the protein MSNLSAPLPVMAGEDMPAGPTDPIFNRLLKDRIIWMGEEVKDEMANRICAQMLMLAAEDPKKDIWLYINSPGGSITAGMAIYDTMQLIEPDVATVGLGMCASMGQFLLSSGTKGKRFLTSHARVLMHQPSGGIGGTATDVRINAELIMDMKKTMSELTAEQTGHTVEEIYRDNEYDHWFTAQEALEYGFVDKLVSTHDTMSATKGE; encoded by the coding sequence TGGCTGGCGAAGACATGCCGGCAGGACCCACCGATCCGATTTTCAACCGCCTGCTCAAGGACCGCATCATCTGGATGGGTGAGGAAGTCAAGGACGAGATGGCCAACCGCATTTGCGCGCAGATGCTGATGCTGGCCGCCGAGGATCCGAAAAAGGATATCTGGCTGTACATCAATTCCCCGGGCGGCTCCATCACCGCGGGCATGGCCATTTACGATACCATGCAGCTCATCGAGCCGGACGTGGCCACCGTGGGCTTGGGCATGTGCGCATCCATGGGCCAGTTCCTGCTGAGCTCCGGTACCAAGGGCAAGCGCTTCCTGACCTCGCATGCGCGTGTGCTGATGCATCAGCCGTCCGGCGGCATCGGCGGCACCGCCACTGACGTGCGCATCAACGCCGAGCTGATCATGGACATGAAAAAGACCATGAGCGAGTTGACCGCCGAGCAGACTGGGCACACCGTCGAGGAAATCTACCGCGACAACGAGTACGACCACTGGTTCACCGCCCAAGAAGCGTTGGAGTACGGCTTTGTGGACAAGCTCGTTTCCACCCACGACACGATGAGCGCCACCAAGGGAGAGTGA
- a CDS encoding O-methyltransferase, with the protein MDRTSYTNLAKSWEYVEDHAFSRQSAELNAIRTAAEEAGIPQGSAAQAELLRMLVRMLDASSVIAIGTGSVVETMQLINGLDNAGQLTAVDSSTQGIALIRKLFNRLSDDTETTLRAVNASAGVFLPRLNAENYDLIVVAGDSENYAAAFAQAPRLLKPHAAIVFTDVLAFDSATSAGGVLNPANRDAKSIAMRELLETVESDERFVTALTPTGTGLLVAVKK; encoded by the coding sequence ATGGATAGGACGTCATATACCAATCTCGCGAAATCGTGGGAATACGTCGAGGATCATGCGTTCTCACGCCAGTCTGCCGAACTCAATGCGATCAGAACCGCGGCCGAGGAAGCCGGCATTCCCCAAGGATCCGCGGCGCAGGCCGAATTGCTGCGCATGCTGGTGCGGATGTTGGACGCCTCGTCGGTGATCGCCATCGGCACCGGTTCCGTGGTGGAGACGATGCAGCTGATCAACGGTCTTGACAATGCAGGCCAGCTTACGGCCGTCGATTCGTCCACGCAGGGCATCGCGCTGATTCGCAAACTGTTCAATCGTCTGTCCGATGACACCGAAACCACATTGCGTGCCGTGAACGCGTCCGCAGGTGTGTTTCTGCCCCGCCTGAACGCCGAGAATTACGATTTGATCGTCGTGGCCGGCGATTCGGAGAATTATGCTGCGGCTTTCGCTCAGGCTCCACGCCTGCTGAAACCGCATGCCGCGATTGTCTTCACCGATGTGCTTGCCTTTGATTCGGCCACATCGGCCGGCGGCGTGCTGAATCCCGCCAATCGTGATGCCAAATCCATCGCGATGCGCGAATTGCTGGAAACGGTGGAGTCGGATGAACGGTTCGTCACTGCGTTGACGCCGACCGGCACTGGTCTGCTGGTTGCCGTCAAGAAATAG
- a CDS encoding YraN family protein: MNHSSSHDVPAPTQPPEQILDSLARRLHDGTLRSRQIGELGEQYAAAWLESQGWRTLDRNWHCRYGELDVVSRNPMGQIVFVEVKTRRTMRYGTPQEAVTASKQINLRHAAVQWLTAPEHRMPNSGVRFDVVTVVVQGDRPLLHHIEGAF, encoded by the coding sequence ATGAACCATTCATCATCACATGATGTTCCGGCCCCAACGCAGCCGCCGGAGCAGATTCTCGATTCCCTAGCGCGGCGTCTGCATGACGGCACGCTGCGTTCCCGACAGATTGGCGAGCTGGGAGAACAGTACGCCGCCGCATGGTTGGAAAGCCAAGGGTGGCGGACGCTCGACCGCAACTGGCATTGCCGATACGGCGAACTCGACGTCGTGTCGCGCAATCCGATGGGCCAGATCGTTTTCGTCGAGGTCAAAACCAGACGTACGATGCGCTACGGCACCCCTCAGGAGGCGGTGACCGCTTCCAAGCAAATCAATCTGCGCCATGCCGCCGTGCAATGGCTGACGGCGCCGGAGCACCGCATGCCGAACAGTGGCGTGCGTTTTGACGTCGTCACCGTCGTGGTGCAGGGAGACAGACCTTTGCTGCATCATATCGAGGGAGCGTTCTGA
- a CDS encoding YifB family Mg chelatase-like AAA ATPase, which translates to MAIGSALSVGLIGLKAFIVQIQAFVSPGLPYFSIIGLPDTSLSEARERVKSACQASGFKWPETRVTVNLSPASMPKKGSSHDLAIAASVLSAAGAIAHDCLAGTIVLGEVNLDGTVLPINGLLPIMLHAREQGIATIIVPYANLDEARLVPDVKAIGVRHVGELIELMGGDADYRIPEATHAVNADVGATGMCPPPGDMSEVMGQQAAKWALEVAAAGGHHLMMTGPPGTGKTMLASRIPGIMSPLNETEQLEVASIRSLCGTLPGYGISDVPPFEAPHHTASTAALVGGGAGLAQPGAITRAHRGILFMDEAPEFSARTLQTLREPLESGYVAISRAKGTTYYPARFQLIMAANPCPCGYAYGNGERCTCREKDRVKYFSRLSGPILDRIDIQIEVPPVERISPGNAPSGDSSHAIRLRVIVARQMAQERFREFGWCCNAQATSTWLRANTSPKAIELVNRALASERLSLRGADRAMRLAWTLSDLAGKTSPGPEEMMQGISMRTRLA; encoded by the coding sequence ATGGCCATCGGCAGCGCCCTTTCCGTAGGACTGATCGGTTTGAAAGCCTTCATCGTCCAGATTCAAGCGTTCGTATCCCCTGGACTTCCCTATTTCTCCATCATCGGCCTGCCCGACACCTCATTGTCCGAGGCGCGCGAACGGGTCAAGTCGGCATGCCAGGCAAGTGGTTTCAAATGGCCGGAAACCCGTGTCACGGTCAATCTCTCCCCAGCGTCCATGCCGAAGAAAGGCTCTTCGCATGATCTGGCCATCGCGGCCAGCGTGCTCAGCGCGGCCGGCGCAATCGCCCATGACTGTCTGGCCGGCACCATCGTGCTTGGCGAGGTGAATCTTGACGGCACCGTATTGCCCATCAACGGACTGCTGCCCATCATGCTGCATGCGCGGGAGCAGGGAATCGCAACAATCATCGTGCCTTACGCCAACCTTGATGAGGCCCGTCTCGTTCCGGATGTCAAGGCGATCGGCGTGAGGCATGTCGGAGAGCTCATCGAACTGATGGGAGGCGATGCGGACTACCGGATTCCCGAAGCCACGCATGCCGTGAACGCCGATGTCGGCGCCACGGGCATGTGCCCTCCGCCCGGCGACATGAGCGAAGTGATGGGCCAGCAAGCGGCCAAATGGGCGTTGGAGGTGGCTGCCGCCGGAGGCCATCATCTGATGATGACCGGTCCGCCCGGCACAGGCAAGACCATGCTCGCTTCGCGCATTCCCGGCATCATGAGTCCTTTGAACGAGACGGAACAGCTTGAAGTGGCCTCGATTCGTTCGTTATGCGGCACGCTTCCCGGATACGGAATCAGCGACGTTCCACCGTTCGAGGCGCCCCACCATACCGCGTCGACCGCCGCGCTGGTGGGTGGAGGCGCAGGATTGGCCCAGCCCGGAGCCATCACCCGCGCGCATCGCGGCATCCTGTTCATGGACGAGGCTCCGGAATTCTCGGCGCGTACGCTGCAGACGCTGCGCGAACCTTTGGAATCCGGATATGTCGCGATTTCCAGAGCGAAAGGCACCACATACTATCCGGCTCGCTTCCAACTGATTATGGCGGCGAATCCCTGCCCGTGCGGCTACGCGTACGGCAACGGCGAGCGCTGCACCTGCCGAGAAAAGGACCGCGTCAAGTATTTCAGCCGGCTTTCCGGACCGATCCTCGACCGTATCGACATCCAGATCGAGGTGCCTCCGGTGGAGCGGATAAGTCCGGGGAACGCTCCCTCCGGCGATTCGAGCCATGCCATACGTCTGCGTGTCATCGTTGCCCGGCAGATGGCGCAGGAACGGTTCCGCGAATTCGGCTGGTGCTGCAACGCGCAGGCTACCAGCACCTGGCTGAGAGCCAACACCTCCCCCAAGGCCATCGAATTGGTCAACCGCGCCTTGGCGAGCGAGCGGCTGAGCCTGCGTGGCGCCGACCGTGCCATGCGGCTTGCGTGGACATTATCCGATCTGGCGGGAAAGACTTCCCCAGGACCTGAGGAAATGATGCAGGGAATATCCATGAGAACGAGGCTGGCATGA
- the nhaA gene encoding Na+/H+ antiporter NhaA yields the protein MATSKRGTWATIRRIAASDRISGLIMLGFALAGLLLANLPFTAHAFEQLENFHIAIPHTNIDMGLGHWVQDGLLTVFFLTVGLELKQELTTGSLSNPKAAAVPMLCAVGGMLAPPVLFIGVISLFAAAGSGQLVIASGTSFSFAQMSNGWAVPTATDIAFSLAVLALFAKALPGSIRAFLMTLATVDDLLAIILIAVFFSSVNAWYWFLGIAVCAVVWYFLVRMRKVPWLAVAIVGVLAWVMMFEAGVHPTLAGVLVGLLTPAHERFGEKTPRAERYADKLQPFSALLALPIFALFATGVHFESLTLALFVSPVVVAVMVALVVGKPLGIMTTAWLSTHVGGLKMAKGLRVRDMFPAACACGIGFTVSFLIASLAYQDAELSAEARFGVLVGSMVAAVISGILLSRQSKRFELEDGTKHKHHTGDEDAMNEVETVLEDGTVVVSQIIGTHQEQ from the coding sequence ATGGCCACATCGAAGAGGGGAACCTGGGCAACAATCCGACGCATAGCCGCGTCCGACCGCATATCCGGTCTGATTATGCTCGGTTTCGCTCTTGCCGGCCTATTGCTCGCCAATCTGCCGTTCACCGCGCATGCGTTCGAACAGCTTGAGAACTTCCATATAGCCATTCCACACACCAATATCGACATGGGATTGGGCCATTGGGTGCAGGATGGCCTGCTGACGGTGTTCTTCCTGACCGTAGGGCTGGAATTGAAGCAGGAACTCACCACGGGATCACTGTCCAATCCCAAAGCCGCGGCCGTGCCGATGCTGTGCGCGGTTGGCGGTATGCTTGCGCCGCCGGTACTGTTCATCGGCGTGATCTCATTGTTCGCGGCGGCAGGATCAGGGCAACTCGTCATCGCTTCAGGAACGTCGTTCTCCTTCGCACAGATGTCCAATGGCTGGGCGGTGCCCACAGCCACGGATATCGCGTTCTCATTGGCCGTATTGGCCCTGTTCGCCAAAGCGTTGCCGGGATCCATCCGCGCTTTTCTGATGACATTGGCCACAGTGGACGACCTGCTGGCCATCATCCTGATCGCGGTGTTCTTCTCATCGGTGAACGCATGGTACTGGTTCCTTGGCATAGCCGTATGCGCGGTCGTCTGGTACTTCCTTGTCCGCATGCGCAAGGTACCGTGGCTGGCCGTGGCCATCGTGGGCGTGCTGGCATGGGTCATGATGTTCGAAGCCGGCGTGCACCCCACTTTGGCCGGCGTGCTCGTGGGACTGCTCACGCCGGCGCATGAGCGTTTCGGTGAGAAGACGCCGCGTGCGGAACGTTACGCCGACAAGCTGCAGCCGTTCTCCGCACTGCTGGCGTTGCCGATCTTCGCACTGTTCGCCACTGGTGTGCACTTCGAGTCGTTGACCTTGGCGCTGTTCGTCTCGCCGGTGGTCGTTGCCGTGATGGTGGCGCTCGTGGTCGGCAAACCTCTGGGCATCATGACCACCGCATGGCTGTCCACGCACGTGGGCGGTCTGAAGATGGCCAAGGGACTGCGCGTGCGCGACATGTTCCCCGCTGCCTGCGCCTGCGGCATTGGTTTCACGGTGTCGTTTCTCATCGCGTCGCTGGCGTATCAGGATGCCGAACTATCGGCTGAAGCCCGTTTCGGCGTCCTGGTGGGGTCCATGGTCGCAGCCGTGATCTCAGGTATTCTGCTGAGCCGTCAATCCAAACGATTCGAACTGGAGGACGGTACGAAGCATAAGCATCATACCGGCGACGAAGACGCCATGAACGAAGTTGAGACGGTGCTGGAAGACGGTACCGTGGTGGTCAGCCAGATAATCGGCACCCACCAGGAACAGTAA
- a CDS encoding succinate dehydrogenase/fumarate reductase iron-sulfur subunit, giving the protein MSGMENGMETVTLRVNRFTPRPERGRERGGSPFARKSSPFGDSGSARRRPRGKQWVQDYVVPARPEDTVLDCLLKVKRTIDPTLAFRYSCGHGMCGSDAVSINGTPTLLCTATVKAWAKQPSDAQVDEDGFRHTGEDVQPAQTQDADDLGVIELAPLPGFPVQRDLIADIDQMLGQIRKLKPYLQASGELATTADGKINAFEYLQNPQQLSKYELLSNCIACGTCEGSCPVYAGGEAFIGPAALIAASRFINDSRDGQTDARMDAIDSADGIAACQSVRACTRECPRGIDVGEEIWQLIAQIKER; this is encoded by the coding sequence ATGAGCGGCATGGAGAACGGCATGGAAACGGTGACGTTGCGGGTGAACAGGTTCACGCCGCGTCCCGAACGCGGCCGTGAACGAGGCGGCTCGCCGTTCGCTAGGAAGAGCTCTCCCTTCGGCGATTCCGGATCCGCGCGCAGGCGTCCGCGAGGCAAGCAGTGGGTGCAGGATTACGTGGTGCCGGCGCGTCCGGAGGACACCGTGCTTGACTGCCTGCTCAAAGTCAAGCGCACCATCGATCCGACGCTTGCCTTCCGTTATTCGTGCGGTCATGGCATGTGCGGTTCCGATGCCGTGTCCATCAACGGCACGCCTACGCTTCTGTGCACCGCCACGGTGAAGGCTTGGGCAAAGCAGCCATCCGACGCACAGGTGGATGAGGACGGCTTCCGTCATACGGGAGAAGACGTTCAACCCGCGCAAACGCAGGATGCCGACGATTTGGGTGTCATCGAGCTCGCACCGCTGCCCGGTTTCCCCGTGCAGCGTGATTTGATCGCCGATATCGACCAGATGCTTGGCCAAATCAGGAAGCTCAAGCCGTATCTGCAGGCCAGTGGCGAACTCGCCACCACCGCGGACGGCAAGATCAACGCATTCGAATATCTGCAGAATCCCCAGCAGCTCTCCAAGTATGAGCTGCTGAGCAACTGCATAGCCTGCGGCACCTGTGAGGGAAGCTGTCCGGTATATGCAGGCGGCGAGGCGTTCATCGGCCCTGCGGCTCTTATCGCCGCCTCCCGTTTCATCAATGATTCACGCGACGGTCAGACGGATGCACGTATGGATGCCATCGATTCCGCCGATGGCATCGCCGCGTGCCAGTCGGTGCGCGCCTGCACGCGTGAATGCCCGCGTGGCATCGATGTCGGTGAGGAGATCTGGCAGCTGATCGCCCAAATCAAGGAGCGCTGA
- the clpX gene encoding ATP-dependent Clp protease ATP-binding subunit ClpX yields the protein MGRVVSYNDAVPRCTFCGKSESQVRKLVTGSGAAICDECIELCVDIISEERDKDAQLNILQLPKPAQISAYLDNHVIGQESAKKTLSVAVYNHYKRVNMEMRESSRIGKERMHGHDDSFEGVQVAKSNILLLGPTGVGKTYLAQTLAHVMNVPFVIADATTLTEAGYVGDDVETVLQRLIQAADGDVARAQQGIVYIDEIDKIARKSGENTSITRDVSGEGVQQALLKILEGTVASVPVEGTRKHREMETVQIDTRDILFICGGAFVGLADIVAQRLGARESGFGAVWHDHEVPKRELLAQVSADDLADFGLLPEFIGRLPVVSVLEELTEDDLARILVEPENALVKQYQKLFAVDGVTLTFTEGAIRQIAATSIRRGTGARGLRSIIEKTLEDTMFRLPSMEGVEEVVVDEAAVTGSGTPKLLKVSTQKIPRLREA from the coding sequence ATGGGACGCGTGGTCAGCTACAACGATGCGGTGCCGAGATGCACGTTCTGCGGCAAGTCCGAGAGCCAGGTGCGCAAACTGGTCACCGGTTCGGGCGCGGCCATCTGCGACGAATGCATCGAATTGTGCGTGGACATCATTTCCGAGGAACGGGACAAGGACGCCCAGCTCAATATCCTGCAACTGCCCAAGCCGGCACAGATCAGCGCCTACCTCGACAATCACGTCATAGGCCAGGAGTCCGCCAAAAAGACACTTTCAGTGGCGGTGTACAACCATTACAAGCGCGTCAACATGGAAATGCGCGAGTCGTCGCGAATCGGCAAGGAACGGATGCATGGACATGACGATTCGTTCGAGGGCGTGCAAGTGGCGAAATCGAACATCCTGCTACTCGGGCCGACCGGCGTGGGTAAAACATATCTCGCGCAGACGCTGGCCCATGTGATGAACGTGCCGTTCGTCATAGCGGACGCCACCACGCTCACCGAGGCAGGATATGTGGGCGATGACGTCGAAACCGTGCTGCAGCGCCTCATCCAGGCTGCTGACGGGGATGTGGCGCGTGCGCAGCAGGGCATCGTATATATCGACGAAATCGACAAGATCGCCCGTAAAAGCGGCGAAAACACCTCCATCACGCGTGACGTGTCCGGCGAGGGCGTGCAGCAGGCGCTGCTCAAGATCCTTGAAGGCACCGTCGCCTCCGTGCCGGTGGAAGGGACCCGCAAGCATCGTGAAATGGAAACCGTGCAGATCGACACCCGCGACATACTGTTCATCTGCGGTGGCGCGTTCGTGGGACTCGCCGACATCGTGGCGCAACGGTTGGGCGCCAGGGAAAGCGGTTTCGGTGCGGTCTGGCATGACCATGAGGTTCCCAAGCGTGAGCTGCTTGCGCAGGTCTCCGCCGATGATCTGGCTGATTTCGGATTATTGCCGGAGTTCATCGGACGTCTGCCGGTAGTCAGCGTGCTTGAGGAACTTACCGAAGACGATTTGGCCCGAATCCTCGTCGAACCGGAAAACGCGCTGGTCAAGCAGTACCAGAAGCTATTCGCCGTCGATGGGGTGACATTGACCTTTACCGAAGGGGCGATACGGCAGATTGCGGCGACGTCGATTCGGCGGGGTACGGGCGCACGTGGATTGCGTTCGATTATTGAGAAGACGCTGGAGGACACCATGTTCCGTCTTCCCAGCATGGAAGGCGTCGAAGAGGTGGTCGTAGACGAAGCCGCAGTCACCGGATCGGGCACTCCGAAACTACTCAAGGTGTCGACGCAGAAAATTCCTCGTCTACGTGAGGCGTAA